In the genome of Gloeotrichia echinulata CP02, one region contains:
- a CDS encoding DNA polymerase III subunit gamma/tau, which yields MSYEPLHHKYRPKSFAELVGQEAIATTLINAIRSSKIAPAYLFTGPRGTGKTSSARILAKSLNCLQNNLPTAQPCGVCDVCQGITKGYTLDVIEIDAASNTGVDNIREIIEKAQFAPVQCRYKVYVIDECHMLSTQAFNALLKTLEEPPKHVVFVLATTDPQRVLPTIISRCQRFDFRRINLEAMVKHLSAIASIEKINISPEAVTLIAQIAQGGLRDAESLLDQLALLSGEVTPERVWDLVGVVSEQDLLALLGAIAQNQAEAVLDCTRKILDRGREPLTIVQNLAGFYRDLLIAKTAPNRQDLVACTQQTWKGLQEFAQKLDISNILAGQQHLRTAEVQIKNTTQPRLWLEVTLLGLLPSATFVPQITTVSPRVTTPIVSPSHPPTPNYYPNPSSSPSPSPPPVTPSISQPPPQQTPLNPPVQPETLESPPQEVDGATLTDFSQIWQQVLGNIQQTSKRELLRQMCHLIEFDGAFARMSVKSEPWYKKLISDLPMITAAFQQTFQREIKVSLEIGNSSISTSAKKNPPVNGSPTVQQSPPPSYQTQPPAPAPAPAPAPAPAPATPAAKKTESAKSNSGGVQTSPPPPAKTPPSDWETDEVAIAAQRLAKFFDGQIIRGTDDVGDFSESVNTFEVLDDSEFDDE from the coding sequence ATGTCTTACGAACCCCTGCACCACAAGTATCGCCCAAAGAGTTTTGCTGAACTGGTAGGACAAGAGGCGATCGCTACTACTCTGATCAACGCGATTCGCTCATCAAAAATCGCGCCTGCTTATTTGTTTACTGGGCCTAGAGGTACGGGGAAAACTTCTAGCGCCCGGATTCTCGCCAAATCGCTCAATTGTCTGCAAAATAATTTGCCTACAGCCCAACCCTGCGGTGTATGTGATGTTTGTCAGGGAATCACCAAGGGCTACACTTTAGACGTAATTGAAATTGATGCCGCCAGCAACACTGGTGTCGATAATATCCGCGAAATTATTGAAAAGGCGCAGTTTGCCCCTGTACAATGTCGCTACAAGGTATATGTCATTGATGAATGTCATATGCTTAGTACCCAGGCATTCAATGCGCTACTGAAGACATTAGAAGAACCACCGAAACACGTGGTCTTTGTATTAGCGACAACAGACCCACAGCGAGTATTACCCACAATTATTTCCCGTTGTCAGCGGTTTGATTTTAGACGTATTAATTTAGAGGCGATGGTCAAGCATTTAAGTGCGATCGCCAGCATAGAAAAGATTAATATTTCCCCAGAAGCGGTAACGTTGATTGCTCAAATTGCTCAGGGGGGATTACGAGATGCCGAAAGTCTCCTTGACCAATTAGCATTATTATCGGGTGAAGTCACACCAGAGCGAGTTTGGGATTTAGTTGGCGTGGTGAGTGAACAAGACTTACTGGCGCTTTTAGGTGCGATCGCCCAAAATCAAGCTGAAGCAGTTCTCGACTGTACCCGAAAAATCCTTGATCGTGGTCGCGAACCCCTAACAATTGTGCAAAACCTCGCCGGTTTCTACCGCGATTTACTCATAGCCAAAACAGCACCTAATCGTCAAGATTTGGTGGCTTGTACTCAGCAAACCTGGAAAGGACTGCAAGAATTTGCCCAAAAGTTAGATATAAGTAATATTTTGGCAGGACAGCAACACCTACGCACAGCGGAAGTACAAATTAAAAATACCACCCAGCCGCGTTTGTGGTTGGAGGTGACATTATTAGGATTGTTACCGAGTGCAACTTTTGTCCCACAAATTACCACCGTCTCACCCAGAGTTACCACACCAATAGTATCACCCAGCCATCCCCCAACACCAAACTATTACCCCAATCCCTCATCTAGCCCATCTCCCTCACCACCTCCAGTAACGCCGTCTATTTCTCAGCCACCCCCCCAACAGACGCCATTAAATCCGCCTGTACAACCAGAAACCCTAGAATCACCCCCACAGGAAGTTGACGGAGCAACACTAACAGACTTCAGTCAAATTTGGCAGCAAGTACTAGGCAATATTCAGCAGACCTCAAAGCGAGAGTTGCTACGACAAATGTGCCATCTCATTGAATTTGACGGTGCTTTTGCTCGTATGAGTGTCAAATCTGAACCTTGGTATAAAAAACTTATATCTGATCTGCCGATGATTACGGCAGCTTTCCAGCAAACTTTTCAGCGTGAAATTAAAGTAAGTTTAGAAATAGGAAATTCCTCAATTTCCACTTCAGCCAAAAAAAACCCTCCGGTTAACGGCTCACCGACGGTTCAGCAATCACCACCGCCCAGTTACCAGACCCAGCCACCAGCGCCAGCACCAGCGCCAGCACCAGCGCCAGCACCAGCGCCAGCCACACCAGCAGCAAAAAAAACCGAGTCAGCAAAGTCTAATTCTGGTGGAGTGCAAACTTCACCTCCTCCGCCAGCCAAAACACCCCCATCTGATTGGGAAACCGACGAAGTAGCGATCGCCGCTCAACGTTTAGCAAAATTTTTCGACGGACAAATCATTCGGGGGACAGATGATGTTGGTGATTTTTCCGAGTCTGTGAATACATTTGAGGTACTAGACGACTCAGAATTCGATGATGAATAA